In the Podospora pseudocomata strain CBS 415.72m chromosome 5, whole genome shotgun sequence genome, one interval contains:
- a CDS encoding hypothetical protein (EggNog:ENOG503PB8X; COG:S), whose product MSASFSAMFSTMSSYIYYPALVPVAHDLGVSVALVNLSVTTYLIVAAIAPAFMGDMADQTGRRPVFMVLFVLMISANAGDCPPNIIRRSPALVAITYGVIADIIEFKDRGGFVGVFLNRHVFILPPTPPTYPLLTSTTQQANSSIGTTATPSRNSNPPPTKPTSSPSKKTRLRGIYRFILISSLDTLGYGLALMTNAHISGMILMHRDNDSKHFRTT is encoded by the exons ATGTCCGCATCATTCTCAGCCATGTTCTCAACAATGAGCAGCTACATCTACTATCCCGCATTGGTGCCCGTCGCCCACGATCTTGGAGTGTCCGTTGCGTTAGTCAACCTGAGCGTGACGACGTATCTCATCGTGGCGGCGATCGCCCCCGCATTCATGGGAGATATGGCAGATCAGACTGGACGACGACCCGTGTTCATGGTTTTGTTCGTCCTAATGATCTCTGCCAACGCGGGGGATTGCCCTCCAAACATCATACGCCGCTCTCCTG CACTGGTAGCAATTACATACGGAGTTATCGCCGATATCATAGAATTTAAAGACAGGGGCGGCTTTGTCGGCGTCTTTCTCAACCGGCATGTTTTCAtcctcccaccaacaccccccacctACCCCCTGTTAACATCCACTACTCAACAGGCAAATTCCTCGATTGGAACTACCGCCACACCATCTCGAAAttccaacccaccaccaacgaaaccgacctcttccccctcgaAAAAAACCCGCCTCCGCGGTATCTACCgcttcatcctcatcagctCCCTCGACACCCTAGGCTACGGCCTAGCACTCATGACAAACGCC CACATCTCCGGCATGATCCTCATGCACAGGGATAACGACAGCAAGCACTTTCGCACA ACATGA
- a CDS encoding hypothetical protein (EggNog:ENOG503NUZM; COG:P), with product MMAGPPNQRIQFTSTERPVRSPGPRVSIPHKPSIPQVITGEEKARRERQQEKERKVNVVEHLMSPQDVATQYRTIINLDKPSESFGLTSQQAATLLQEHGQNVLTPPKKRHPFLKYLDYLTSLFNLLLILAGVLEYILLAIDFKANFPNTYLGAILIIVANINAFIEFYQQSKSQALLDSFLNMIPAKCMCLRDGKLSQLDASALVPGDVVFVRMGDKTPADILVFSASDCKVDNSSLTGESEPQDRTTDNDMKNPLEAHNLMFNSTLCVSGEAFGIVIRTGDNTVLGQIASLTAGEAKVTSPLTVEIGNFVKIIATIAIFTALIFFGVSFPVNNNNVSLALNFAIGVFVAWVPEGLPATVTILLTIAAKRMASQNVLVKDLQGVETLGAITLLATDKTGTLTRNQMTVANIWTCGAMYEAARGALVDRRIATPDSPGILEILHISSLCTRAKFDRTDVPIYQREILGDATESGLIRYASDQLLGFDNLAEKYPKVFEIPFSSETKWHMSIHKKAHSNGALTLYIKGAPERVWRLCNRLLVRGDGSNSLLTDDHKGAYDDIYEDMASRGHRVLGFAMLELPGDQYPEDFAFDKKAKSYPLGDFVFVGLASLQDPPKHGVREAIGSCRAAGVKVIMVTGDHPLTAEAIARKINLMLGETRERVAKRTERLIEQVQEHEYNAVIIHGEQIDGLSDQQWNDIFWKDEIIFARTSPKHKLEIVRRAQEMGHIVGVTGDGVNDSPALKKADLGIAMNKSGSDVSKEAASMILLDDNFASTVRGIQEGRLIFINLKKSIKYTISHSMPEVIPNLLYVIVPIPLPLTAILILVIDLGFELIAALSFAWDPPETSEGLMKLPPRKPVTPESAERFRRRQIRRTGGRWDQEANVVILPPENRSKFKTLLHNTGHIFTKQYWADKFEGGDAEVLVDGPLLSWAYLEIGIIEAVGAMFSFFFVLHMRGISMRDAYLMQKGAGAPTNYWTKDAAPYKGIDGQTQYDILAEAQSMYYWAIMTMQMFNLFACKTRYTLPFGRYMFANRVTFYCILAGAALAAFIIYTPGVEIVFGTTRNLLPLYWLIPMAFGCLLIAYAAVRMLITRHTNPTKWNPEIAGLQMHPTMWSQRSGSRRGSRGGE from the exons ATGATGGCTGGTCCCCCGAACCAGAGGATCCAGTTCACCTCCACCGAGAGGCCGGTCCGCTCGCCTGGTCCTCGTGTCAGCATCCCTCACAAACCCTCCATTCCCCAGGTCATCAccggagaagagaaagcCCGCCGAGAGCGCCAgcaggagaaagagagaaaggtCAATGTTGTTGAACATCTCATGTCACCCCAAGATGTCGCCACTCAGTACAGAACAATCATCAATCTCGACAAGCCGTCCGAAAGCTTTGGCCTGACCAGCCAACAGGCTGCTACTCTTCTTCAAGAGCACGGCCAAAATGTCTTGACACCTCCTAAGAAGCGTCATCCGTTTCTCAAATATCTTGACTACTTGACCAGTCTCTTCAATCTTCTGTTGATCCTGGCCGGCGTGTTGGAGTACATCTTGCTCGCCATCGACTTCAAAGCCAACTTCCCCAAT ACTTATTTGGGGGCGATCCTCATCATAGTTGCCAACATCAATGCTTTCATCGAGTTCTACCAACAAAGCAAGTCTCAGGCTCTACTCGATTCGTTCCTCAACATGATCCCGGCCAAGTGCATGTGTCTGCGCGACGGAAAGCTCTCCCAGCTCGATGCATCTGCACTGGTCCCGGGCGATGTGGTTTTCGTTCGGATGGGCGACAAGACGCCAGCCGATATTCTGgtcttctcggcctcggaTTGCAAAGTCGACAATTCATCCCTTACAGGTGAGTCCGAGCCGCAGGATCGGACGACGGACAATGACATGAAAAATCCGTTGGAAGCACACAACTTGATGTTCAACAGCACTCTTTGCGTCTCGGGCGAAGCATTCGGCATCGTCATTCGGACTGGAGACAACACTGTGCTGGGGCAAATCGCTAGCCTCACGGCCGGCGAAGCAAAGGTCACCTCCCCTCTGACCGTTGAGATTGGAAATTTCGTCAAGATCATCGCCACAATTGCCATCTTTACCGCCCTGATCTTCTTCGGAGTCTCCTTCCCggtgaacaacaacaatgtctCTCTAGCTTTGAACTTTGCCATTGGGGTGTTCGTTGCGTGGGTACCCGAGGGTCTGCCAgccaccgtcaccatccTCTTGACCATTGCTGCCAAGCGCATGGCCAGTCAGAATGTTCTCGTCAAGGATCTCCAAGGAGTCGAAACGCTCGGAGCCATTACCTTGTTGGCCACCGACAAGACTGGCACGCTTACCCGAAACCAAATGACGGTCGCCAATATTTGGACTTGCGGCGCAATGTACGAAGCGGCGCGGGGTGCTCTGGTCGACCGTCGAATTGCCACCCCTGATTCGCCTGGAATTCTGGAGATTCTTCACATATCATCCCTGTGCACCCGAGCAAAGTTTGACAGAACAGATGTGCCGATCTATCAGAGGGAAATTCTAGGTGACGCCACAGAGTCCGGACTGATACGATATGCCAGTGACCAACTTCTGGGGTTTGACAACTTGGCCGAGAAGTACCCAAAAGTTTTCGAAATCCCCTTCAGTTCAGAGACAAAGTGGCACATGAGCATCCACAAGAAGGCTCACAGCAATGGTGCATTGACTCTGTACATCAAGGGAGCGCCTGAGCGGGTTTGGCGTCTTTGCAATCGCCTTCTTGTCCGAGGTGATGGCAGCAATTCTCTTCTGACTGACGACCACAAAGGGGCCTACGATGATATCTACGAAGACATGGCTTCTCGTGGCCACCGCGTCTTGGGATTTGCAATGCTCGAGCTTCCTGGCGACCAATATCCCGAGGACTTTGCCTTTGACAAGAAAGCCAAGAGCTACCCTCTTGGGGACTTTGTGTTTGTCGGTTTGGCGTCTCTCCAAGATCCCCCCAAGCACGGAGTCCGCGAAGCGATTGGCAGTTGCCGGGCTGCCGGCGTCAAGGTCATCATGGTTACCGGAGACCATCCCCTCACTGCGGAAGCAATTGCGCGGAAGATCAACCTCATGCTCGGCGAGACCCGGGAGAGGGTTGCTAAGCGAACCGAGCGACTGATCGAACAAGTCCAAGAACACGAGTACAATGCTGTTATTATCCACGGCGAGCAGATCGACGGACTCTCAGACCAACAGTGGAACGACATCTTCTGGAAGGACGAAATCATTTTCGCACGCACCAGCCCCAAGCACAAACTGGAGATTGTTCGCCGGGCTCAAGAGATGGGCCACATCGTTGGTGTCACTGGCGACGGTGTGAATGATTCACCCGCTCTGAAGAAGGCTGACCTGGGCATTGCGATGAACAAGTCCGGTTCCGATGTTTCAAAGGAAGCAGCTTCCATgattcttcttgatgacaaCTTTGCCAGCACTGTACGTGGTATTCAGGAGGGCCGACTGATCTTTATCAATTTGAAGAAGTCCATCAAGTACACCATCAGCCATTCCATGCCGGAGGTCATTCCCAACTTGCTCTACGTCATTGTTCCGATTCCGCTTCCCCTTACCGCGATTCTGATCCTTGTCATTGACCTGGGGTTTGAGCTTATTGCGGCGCTATCATTCGCCTGG GATCCCCCCGAGACCAGCGAGGGTTTGATGAAGCTACCACCTCGGAAACCTGTCACCCCAGAGTCCGCCGAGAGAtttcgccgccgccagatTCGTCGCACCGGGGGTCGATGGGACCAGGAGGCCAATGTGGTCATACTGCCTCCCGAAAACCGCAGCAAGTTCAAGACTCTACTTCACAATACCGGTCACATCTTCACCAAACAGTACTGGGCCGACAAATTTGAGGGTGGCGACGCCGAAGTCTTGGTCGACGGGCCTCTGTTGTCCTGGGCTTATCTCGAGATTGGAATCATCGAGGCCGTTGGCGCCATGTTTTCGTTCTTCTTCGTTCTTCACATGCGCGGTATCTCTATGCGTGATGCATATCTCATGCAAAAGGGCGCTGGAGCTCCAACAAACTACTGGACCAAGGATGCGGCGCCGTACAAGGGAATCGATGGCCAGACCCAGTACGACATCCTGGCCGAAGCACAGTCGATGTACTACTGGGCTATCATGACGATGCAGATGTTCAACCTTTTTGCATGCAAGACTCGTTATACTCTGCCCTTTGGTCGATACATGTTCGCCAACCGGGTCACCTTTTACTGCATTCTTGCCGGCGCTGCGCTCGCTGCCTTTATCATCTACACGCCCGGTGTTGAAATTGTCTTTGGCACCACCCGCAACTTGCTGCCCCTCTACTGGCTCATCCCTATGGCATTTGGCTGTTTGTTGATCGCCTACGCTGCTGTGCGTATGCTAATTACGCGCCACACCAATCCCACCAAGTGGAATCCGGAGATTGCTGGATTGCAGATGCACCCAACCATGTGGTCACAGAGATCTGGTAGCAGACGTGGGAGCAGGGGTGGCGAGTGA
- a CDS encoding hypothetical protein (EggNog:ENOG503P7HS), translated as MPTLKDKNGEPIHEGDHVFARSRGGRHEGEVEKVVTTEKEAEKEGVKHPPKVLFTDQHGHHVQHNPEALQHGVYKKAE; from the exons ATGCCGACCCTCAAAGACAAGAACGGCGAACCGATTCACGAAGGAGACCATGTTTTTGCCCGCTCGCGAGGCGGCAGAcatgagggggaggtggagaaggttgtgacgacggagaaggaggcggagaaggaaggCGTGAAGCACCCTCCTAAG GTGCTGTTTACGGATCAGCACGGACATCATGTGCAGCATAATCCTGAGGCGTTGCAGCATGGGGTGTATAAGAAGGCTGAGTAG
- a CDS encoding hypothetical protein (EggNog:ENOG503P2EP; COG:G), with protein sequence MARFTNLKQQNEWEESWEVWWTKHTKFILEREEMSRGPYSEEEAKLKEDFLSKVLPRYLRPLESGGRSIDPALCHTDLWPGNVKYRLDNESPLVFDANALWAHSELELGLFCNSRYPLDRVNAEEKERKVAQDGKKSFEVKIESVTDDLKVLAT encoded by the exons ATGGCGCGCTTTACGAACCTGAAGCAGCAAAATGAATGGGAGGAGTCGTGGGAGGTCTGGTGGACCAAACACACCAAGTTCATACTGGAGCGGGAAGAGATGAGTCGTGGACCCTACAGCGAAGAGGAggccaagctcaaggaggatTTTCTCTCCAAAGTCCTCCCCCGTTACCTGCGCCCGCTGGAAAGCGGTGGTCGATCCATTGACCCAGCACTTTGCCATACCGATCTGTGGCCTGGTAACGTCAAATATCGACTCGACAACGAATCGCCCCTGGTATTTGACGCCAATGCTCTGTGGGCGCACAGCGAGCTTGAACTCGGCCTTTTCTGCAACTCTAGATACCCGCTGG ATAGAGTGAAcgcagaggagaaggagaggaaagTTGCTCAAGACGGCAAGAAGAGCTTCGAGGTAAAGATTGAAAGTGTCACGGATGATCTCAAGGTCCTAGCTACTTAG